The nucleotide sequence ATAACAGAGTTGGCGTTCGGTAATACCGTTATTTTCAAACCAGCTGTATCATCAGGGAGAACATCATCTATGGCCTCTTGCAGGCTCTTCGTAACCTTAACCATGAGAATTTTGGCTAATTCCGGGGATACTTTGTCAGACACCAGGATTGTTTTCGCTTTCAGAAATGTTCTGGTCCAGAGATAGGCTTTATGAGGACCGATCACAAACTCTTTTTCTTTAAAGGAAGTCACAAGGTCTGACGGATCATCATATAAGGACATGGTCTTGGCAAAACTTTCTTCTCCAGACCCTTCGCTGCATTGAGCCACTAAAATGATGACTCCTCCCGGCTTAACCAGCTGCAAGGCAGGGGTTAAGGCTTTCTGAGCCTGATAGGCGTTGATATCTTTCGGAAACCCTCCCGGAGATGCAATGACAATGTCAGCTGAACTCATCGGTACACCAAAAATACTCCTGGCAAATTCAACTGCTGCACCGTGGGCTGCCCTGGGATGGCCGGCAACAGCTTTAACGACCTTCTTTTGGGTATTAAGTACGACATTGACAACCATATCAACCCCAATGATCCGGCCACAATCCTCTAAATCGATGCGCGCCGGATTTCCTTCCATTTGCCCCAGTTCAGCACCGGGTTGAAAAAGCCGGACATGATTCCCCGTGATCGTCTCTCTTCCGCCTAAGCCAATGACCGCACCTTTAACGCCTGCGGTGAATCCCATAAATTGATGGGCATCAACCATACCGGTCACAATTTTAAAATCCGCCTGAGCAAAATGTTGATTGACATAGACAGGAGTTCCTAAAGGAGATGTGCCCAAAAAACTTAGACAGTCTCTGTCATCCGCATCGTGGGGAAGAACCTGTTTCACTCTTTTGGGCAATTCCTCACCAACTATATAATTCATCTCTTCCTGGGTTGCCGGATGATGCAATCCGCCGCCCACAAGCACCGTAACTTGGTCTCCATGGATTCCAAATTCAGCTAACCAGGGTAACAGCTTCTCCAAAATGAGGCGAGAGGGCACAGGACGTGTCATATCACTCACAGCGATAGCCACTGACTTGGCGTTTCTAAGTTTATCAAAATTGATATCCCCTATTAAATTTAGTAAAGCTGCAGAGATTTGTTCGCCGGCTTCCATACTAGGCTCTACCGATTTTAATCTGCCATAGACACAGTCAATATCATCCGGTATCGAGCAAGATTGTGTCCCATGCCCATAAGGCAATTCAATTGTCTTCACACTTTCACCCTGCCTCACTTATGTTTAACGTTACACCCTCATTCCCATTAGTTTGCGCTATTTTCTTTTTCACGTATAATTTCTATAAATTCGAGGAAAATCGACACATTCCTTTATCGGAGTTATGAGGCTTTAAGCGCTGGGATAGAGACGAGTAAGCACAAATTCCTTATGATTGAGCACTTCGGCATCAGTTAAGCAGCCACGTGCCGTTTTCACGACGCATTCCATCACTTTATCTGCTGCCTGATCAAGAGTCAGCTCTCTGCTGAGCACGCCGCTGATATCCACATCGATATGCTCAGCCATAAATTCACAAGTTTTCGGATTCGCCGACATCTTGATTACTGGTTCAATGGGATTGCCAACGATATTACCCTGTCCTGTAATGAAAATGTGAAGGGTTGCTCCTGCTGCCATCATGAGTGTGACACATTCGGCTGCCGCAGCCGATGTATTCATAAAATAACGCCCTGGTTTTGTCGGCTCTTCAGCCATTTCCAAAAGACCAATAATGGGGACCTTGCCGGCCTTTTGGATATTGCCCATGGCCTTTTCTTCAATCGTTGTCAAACCGCCGGCAATGTTCCCCTGGGTTGGCTGTGTTCCCAAGAGATCGGCTCCTTTGGATTCGATCATGTCCATATAGTCTTTATGGACTCTCAAAAATTCCTGCGCAAGTTCAGGTGTAGCAAAGTGCTTGGCAAGAATATGCTCTCCTCCCGTTGTTTCAGGTGTTTCTCCAAAGATAACCGTTCCGCCCATTTCCACCAAACGATCACCCACTACACCTGCCGTTGGGTTTCCAGCGAGACCGGATGTGGTATCGGATTCACCGCATTTGAAGCTCACAACCAGATCTTTCAAGTCACACTCGACTTTTTCCAAGGAGGTGGCGTATTTTACATATTCATGGGCTTTACGGGAAGCCATTTCGATGGTTTTTAAGTCGCCATGTCCCTCAATACCGAAGTAGGTTACGGGTTTACCGGTTTCAGCAATGCCATCGGCGACTCGCTTCGCCCAGTTTTGCTCAATACCAATGACGACGACAGCCGCCACATTGGGATTACGTCCCGCTCCGATAATGGTTTTGAAATGCAGCTCAAGGTCGGCTCCGAATTGGATACGGCCATAGGGATGGGGAAGTGCCAGAGTTCCGGCAATATTGTTGGCAACTGCTTCACAAGCGGCGTTGGACAAATCATCAACGGGTAGAATAAGTACATAGTTGCGAATACCGATACGCCCATTGTCCCGACGATAGCCTAAGATCTTAGTTTCCATAATCCCACCTCGCAGTCTTTAAGTTATGAGTATGTACCCAGTCCCCCACCTTAATATCCTGAGTTACTTTGCCCACATTTTCACCATACTTGATTAAGCTTTCACCCTGTTTCTTGCCCTTGAGAGCAATCTTGTGTCCCAGTTGGATGTCATGGTTTGCTGTGACATGAAATTCTTCCCCGCTATGAATGTCCACACCCATGACTTTCTCGCCGGCCTTAATATCCTGCACGGCGACGCCAACATCATCTTGAGCCTCATGCAATAAGAATTTATGGCTGCTCATCTCATTTCCTCCTTTTTGCTTTTTACCACTCGTCCCAGTGGTATGTTGTATGTGGTATTACCACTAGCCTCAGTTTATACGATTCGTCATGATCTGTCAATATGTATTAAAGAGTTTTTTCACGAATTATTGATAAACCTTTCTTTCTCACCTTCACCGCCTCTAAAGCATACTTTAGTATAAGGAATCGAAGGAGGTGCCCCATTAATGAGCTACATTGACAAGGCCAGGGTACTTGGGGAAGCGCTCAAACAAACCCCCGAAGTACAAGCTATCCTTTCCGCAGAGGCGGCCATCAAAGCCGATCCGGAAGCTAACGAAGCATTTCTCCAGTATCAAGAAAAGGAACGCCAAATCGTTACCACTCAGATGATCAGTAAGGTCATTCCCGAAAAAGATGCACTGGCCCTTATCGATCTTAAAGTCCGTCTGATCAACAAACATCCCCTGATTCGCACCTATTTCCAGGCCCAGCAAAGCTTTGAACGGGTCATGGCCATGGTTAATCTCACCATTACCACGACCATCCATGGCATGCCCAGCGCCGATCAGCTTCCCCTGCCTGACGAAATCAAAAATATGGCTCAAAAGGTTTTGGAATCCATAGGAGGGGGCCAACAGTCCAAGACCATGGAAATTCCTAAGGATATAAAGCTTCCTCCCGGATTAAAGCTGCCCCAGGGCTTTAAAATTCCCGGTCTGCCCGAAGAACGCTAGAGAATCTTCTGATGCGGCCTCAAAATTATTGCGGTCCCCGCTTCGAAAACCAGATTCTCCACCCTATCACCCTCCTGGCCTTTCTGATTGTGATCACCATCGGAGGGTTTCTTATCCTCTACACCTGGTTTTTTTAGTCCTCGAGCAAGATAGGAGGTGAGTGACTTGGCTATAGCGAATGAATCCATCTGCCCCTTGCCTGTCGCTCCCCTCTCCCTTTCCCTGCTCGTCACCAGCCCTATCCAGCGCAACATCCCCTTCGTCCCGGTTACGGCCGTTCTCTTCCCCCTGGCCAGGGTGGAACTGCCCTATGCCGGCCTGGTGGTGGCCGGCCTGGATATTCTTATGAACTTTCTGGTCAAACGTTCTCTGGTGGCGGCACCCCCCTCCCCCCCAAAGGCTCCATCAGAGTCCTATACAGTCACCCTGACTCTGGATCAACTGGCTGATCTCATTCAGAAGACCTCTCAGGGTCAGGCCATACGTCCAGGCAGTGCCTTTCAGACCGCCTCTTCGGCGGCATCCTGGGGAGATGAACCCCTCTTTCCTGATCACCTAAGTTTTTCCCTCTCCATAAGCGGTCCCTTTGGGACCTTCGATGGTACACCAGACTCAGTGTTCAATGTTCCCTTATTTCAACTCCCCGGGGTTCCAGGAAATTTAATCGTCTCAGTCATCACCATCATTGCTCAGTTCTTAACCGAACAAGCCAATATTAATAACAATGGAGGGGGTAATTTATGAGTCAGGGCAGGAATTTTGGCATTGTCTTCAACACGCCGGCAGCAGGAGCCAGCTTCATTGCTCTTACCCTCTTTTTCTTCATTGTCTTTTCGGCAAACTCAATATTATCCTCCATCCATTTGAAAACTTTAGGCATCATCATCACCTTAAGCAGTATTGGCTTTCTGTTCTTGATCATTATGATTGCCTTTTTCTTATGCCAATAAAGAAAGGAGCTCAGATATAACCGAGCTCCCTCTGACCCCAAAACTATCATGTCACCTTCACTGGGTTTTACATAAACTTTGGCTGATGCTGCTTACGGCTGGGTTGGTTCTATGATCGAATCTTCAGCGGCAACCCCCTCCATAACCTCCGGGGCTGGGGAACGTCTCTGCACCAACCCGGTAACCTTACCCCATACAGACCCTCCAGCTTTCTTAATGGGAGCCAGAAAACGGATCGGTCCCGGTGCTTGTCTCACCTGCAGAATAATAGGGCCTTGGGGAACATGGCCCAGCTGTTGAGGATTCTCTACGGTAATAATGACCCGGCTGTAGTGATGGAGAGGAACCTGACTGCGAAACTGTGCTTGATACACGCCATTGCCCACAGGCCTTAAGACACCGGCCAAAAATCCGGTTTGACCCTTGCTGTCCACAAGATAAGCCGCATACGTGCCAACCCCTCCTACTAAAGAATTGGGCGACGGCAAATTAGCGATACAAGAAAACACATTATCATTGGAAATAGAGGCAATACCATTGGCATTTACCCCTGGCTGAGCAGCCTCCAAAACCAATTGACGGGGCTGCATCCCCGGAGCCCCCGCTCCACCCCCGCTGCTTAAGAATGAAAAAGGACCTGTCATAGTTCTTCCTCCCTGGGGTTGTGTCGCTGGTTTGTAGGATTTGGCACCAAAAACCCCGCCACGTGAGTTATTGATTTGGCCATCCTTCTGGAAAAACCCTCGCTTTTTTAACTCCGATCCTAAATTATTGCGAATACTTCCTCCCGGAGAAGGACCCATTGGACCCATGCCCTGCATTCCGGCAGACATACCCATCGGCGGCATTCCCGCTGACATCCCGGCGGGGGGCACTCCCGGGGCGTTTCCCCCGGGATTCATTCCCGGGGCCACTCCACCCGGAGCCATTCCACCCGGGGCCGACCCATAGCTATAGCCCCCCCCAGCCGTGGTTGACGGATAAACGCTTTGGCCCCATCCCGGGCTTTGTCCAGGCATCCCTCCCATGGACATTCCTTGGTAGGTATCAAGCCGGCGGGGTACTCTCGGGTCCATCTGTCCAAAGGAACCATTTCCCTGATCCCAGGTAAATCTCACATTTCTCCCTCCCGACGACAAACTTCTCCCTTTAGAATATGTGCCACCTTGATATTTGGTGTTAGGTAGAAATGATATTTGAATCAAGGGACCTGTCCCCCTGATTCACTTAGATGCTGAAGGTATGGTTGCCGATGGTTTTTACCACAGGCCGGGTCTTAATCCAACGATCCGTGGCTGTCCTGGGGTTATAATAATAAATCGCCCCTCCGGTGGGATCTTCGCCGTTTAAGGCGGCTTCTGCCGCACGATAAGCACTTTGGTTGGGGGTAAGATGGATTTGCTTATCGAGAACAGCCGTAAAGGCACCCGGCTGATACACTACATCGTGGATCGTATCGGGAAAACGCTGATCCTCAACCCGATTGAGCACCACTGCCCCTACCGCCACTTGACCCTCAAAGTCTTCCCCTCTTGCCTCAGCATGAATCACACGAGCAAGGAGTTCCAATTCTTCCTGAGTAACTTGAACAACTGGAGTTCTGCCGCGGGATGGTTCCGCGGCTGAATCCGCCATTGCATCTCCTTTAGCGGGAATACGCAAGGTTTGACCTGCGCCGATGGTGTTGGGTTCATTGATCGTATTGAGCTTCATCAGTTCGGCAATCGTTGTTCCATACCGATGAGCAACTGCTGATAAAGTATCTCCACTCTGTACTACGATCATCTGTTCATCCTCTGGGACAGCCAATTCATCACTGAGGGCAGCTTCCTCTTGTTCAGTTATCGTTTCTTCCATTGCCGTACTATTGTCTGTTTCCATGAGCCTATTTTCCGCTTCGCCGCGGTTGACACCCATTGCTTGGAGATCAACGATTTGGACTGGATCCAAAACTTCGATATCCACTATTTCAAAAGTATTCGTACCTAATTCCCCATTGACTGGACATACCATCCCTTGACACCAGAATAATGTCATGACCAAGCATAGGAAAATCGCCGTGGTTTTTCGGCATCTTCGGTGTGGCAAACAAAATCACCTCTTGAGTTCATAAATTATTTCTAGTCTTTCCCAAGAAGGACGATTTTTATAACATTCACCGAAATCTTATTGTAATTTTATGCACTTATAAACCTTCGCCGCCTGGCGAAAGAGCTAAAAATAGTACAGGAGCCGTCTCCTTACTTTTTGCCAAAAGTATAGAAAACAGCCCCCGTTTTCATCAATCACATATTAATCACAATAGCCCTTTTGCTTAAGTTTACAGACATGCTCCTCTAAAATCTTTTCAATGTCGATACCGTACTGTTCCTCTAAAACAAACATCATCGTCACCGCCGTCTGAGCCACATCGATAAGTTCCTGAGCCACCATCTGCATGGCCTCAGTCTCTTTGACCCTCAACCGCTCCCCATTAAGACCGCGAAACTTCCCAATGGCCTGAGCCAGTTCTCCCGACTCCTCCATAATCTTCAGCGCCGTACTCTCCAAAGAGGGGTTAAGCCGGTTTAAACGGGGTAAGGTAACCGTCTTGGAGCAGCACAACCCAGCATCTCCACTCCTCTTTTCCATCAGCTCACTCCCTTGCGTTAACACACCTATCAATAAGCCGCTGCCCGGAATTTAATGGCCTGCCCCGGTGGTCCCGACGGTCAGCGCTCCTTCTTTCAGGATAGAGCCATCCTTAGCGGCAATTCCTTGATGGGTAAGGAGCCAGTAGGTTTTCTCCGGTTCGAGAAGGCTTTTCGGGATCACTTTAACCGAACGTTCATCCACTTGCTCAAAGGTCACAGGCATGCGCTTGCCGCTCTCACTCTCAATCAGCTCGAAAGAATTCTCGGTCACACTCTTAAAATCGATGGGAGCTGTAAACCGCACTGTAAAGGTCTTATCAACGGCAAGGTCCTTAAGCTCACTCATCCCATGATAACCCGGATAGAATAAAGGCCATACGGCATCCTGTTCACTCTGGGAAACGGCTGCCCAATCTGAGTTATGCCGCCAGGAAAATCCTCCGGGGAAGGAGTTGTTTTCAATAAGTTCCCGATAAGCCGACCAGTATTCAGGATC is from Desulfitobacterium chlororespirans DSM 11544 and encodes:
- a CDS encoding UxaA family hydrolase, which gives rise to METKILGYRRDNGRIGIRNYVLILPVDDLSNAACEAVANNIAGTLALPHPYGRIQFGADLELHFKTIIGAGRNPNVAAVVVIGIEQNWAKRVADGIAETGKPVTYFGIEGHGDLKTIEMASRKAHEYVKYATSLEKVECDLKDLVVSFKCGESDTTSGLAGNPTAGVVGDRLVEMGGTVIFGETPETTGGEHILAKHFATPELAQEFLRVHKDYMDMIESKGADLLGTQPTQGNIAGGLTTIEEKAMGNIQKAGKVPIIGLLEMAEEPTKPGRYFMNTSAAAAECVTLMMAAGATLHIFITGQGNIVGNPIEPVIKMSANPKTCEFMAEHIDVDISGVLSRELTLDQAADKVMECVVKTARGCLTDAEVLNHKEFVLTRLYPSA
- a CDS encoding YlbF family regulator encodes the protein MSYIDKARVLGEALKQTPEVQAILSAEAAIKADPEANEAFLQYQEKERQIVTTQMISKVIPEKDALALIDLKVRLINKHPLIRTYFQAQQSFERVMAMVNLTITTTIHGMPSADQLPLPDEIKNMAQKVLESIGGGQQSKTMEIPKDIKLPPGLKLPQGFKIPGLPEER
- the larA gene encoding nickel-dependent lactate racemase — its product is MKTIELPYGHGTQSCSIPDDIDCVYGRLKSVEPSMEAGEQISAALLNLIGDINFDKLRNAKSVAIAVSDMTRPVPSRLILEKLLPWLAEFGIHGDQVTVLVGGGLHHPATQEEMNYIVGEELPKRVKQVLPHDADDRDCLSFLGTSPLGTPVYVNQHFAQADFKIVTGMVDAHQFMGFTAGVKGAVIGLGGRETITGNHVRLFQPGAELGQMEGNPARIDLEDCGRIIGVDMVVNVVLNTQKKVVKAVAGHPRAAHGAAVEFARSIFGVPMSSADIVIASPGGFPKDINAYQAQKALTPALQLVKPGGVIILVAQCSEGSGEESFAKTMSLYDDPSDLVTSFKEKEFVIGPHKAYLWTRTFLKAKTILVSDKVSPELAKILMVKVTKSLQEAIDDVLPDDTAGLKITVLPNANSVIPILRDEVP
- a CDS encoding cell wall hydrolase, whose product is MPHRRCRKTTAIFLCLVMTLFWCQGMVCPVNGELGTNTFEIVDIEVLDPVQIVDLQAMGVNRGEAENRLMETDNSTAMEETITEQEEAALSDELAVPEDEQMIVVQSGDTLSAVAHRYGTTIAELMKLNTINEPNTIGAGQTLRIPAKGDAMADSAAEPSRGRTPVVQVTQEELELLARVIHAEARGEDFEGQVAVGAVVLNRVEDQRFPDTIHDVVYQPGAFTAVLDKQIHLTPNQSAYRAAEAALNGEDPTGGAIYYYNPRTATDRWIKTRPVVKTIGNHTFSI
- a CDS encoding MazG-like family protein, whose amino-acid sequence is MEKRSGDAGLCCSKTVTLPRLNRLNPSLESTALKIMEESGELAQAIGKFRGLNGERLRVKETEAMQMVAQELIDVAQTAVTMMFVLEEQYGIDIEKILEEHVCKLKQKGYCD
- a CDS encoding UxaA family hydrolase, yielding MSSHKFLLHEAQDDVGVAVQDIKAGEKVMGVDIHSGEEFHVTANHDIQLGHKIALKGKKQGESLIKYGENVGKVTQDIKVGDWVHTHNLKTARWDYGN